A region of the Nitrospirota bacterium genome:
GGTGGCGCCTTCCCCGATCGCCACTTCGAAGTCCCCCGACATGCCCATCGAGAGCTCGGGAAGACGATATCCCTCTCTTTCGGCCCTCTCCCGCAACTGCCGGAGCCTTCTGAAATAGGGGCGGGCCGGTTCGGGATCGTCAAAGAGCGGCGGCATGGTCATCAGCCCTTTTACGCGGAGGTGCGGGAGCGCTGTTAGGGGCTCGAGGAGGCGCATCGCTTCCTCCTCCGCGATGCCGTGTTTCGTCTCCTCTTCGGATAACTTCACCTGGATAAGAATGTCCTGGATCTTGCCCGCTTTCTCCGCATGCCGGTCGAGCTCCCGCGCCAGCTCGAGGGAGTCGACGGAGTGAATGAGGTCGAAGAGGAGCACTGCGTGTTTGGCCTTGTTCTTCTGGAGGTGGCCTATCAGGTGCCATTCGACGCGAATAGCGCGAAGCTCTACAGCGAGCGCGGCGATCTTCTGCTGCGCCTCCTGGACCCTGTTTTCGCCGAACACCCGGAGCCCTGCGTCGATCGCCTCCCGGACGACCGTGTGGTCGACGGTCTTGGTGACTGCGACGAGCCGGACCTCTTCAGGGCTTCTCCCGGCGCGCATGGCCGCATGGCTTATCCGTTTATATACAGACGATATTCTCTCTATAAGCATTTGTAGACTATAGTAGTATCTATCACAAATAAATGCAAGATTGCTCCCTGTACCGGAGGATTACCGGGAAGGAGCAT
Encoded here:
- a CDS encoding YggS family pyridoxal phosphate-dependent enzyme; this translates as MLIERISSVYKRISHAAMRAGRSPEEVRLVAVTKTVDHTVVREAIDAGLRVFGENRVQEAQQKIAALAVELRAIRVEWHLIGHLQKNKAKHAVLLFDLIHSVDSLELARELDRHAEKAGKIQDILIQVKLSEEETKHGIAEEEAMRLLEPLTALPHLRVKGLMTMPPLFDDPEPARPYFRRLRQLRERAEREGYRLPELSMGMSGDFEVAIGEGATMVRIGADIFGARPEQRRRCSPAAVEQRLAAGERSRE